A genome region from Nycticebus coucang isolate mNycCou1 chromosome 22, mNycCou1.pri, whole genome shotgun sequence includes the following:
- the LOC128575142 gene encoding cytochrome c oxidase assembly factor 7, with product MAGVVDFQDEEQVKSFLENLEVECNYQCYREKDPDGCYRLVDYLEGIQKNFAEAAKVLKFNCEDNKHSESCYKLGAYYVTGKGGLTQDLKAAFSYFLMACEKPGKKSLEACHNVGLLAHDGRVNEDGQPNVGKARDYYTRACDGGYASSCFNLSAMFLQGASGFPRDMGLACKYSMKACDLGHVWACANASRMYKLGDGVDKDEAKAELLKNRAQQLHKEQQKNIQPLTFG from the exons ATGGCCGGCGTGGTGGACTTCCAGGATGAGGAGCAGGTGAAGTCCTTTCTCGAGAACCTGGAAGTGGAATGCAACTACCAGTGCTATCGCGAGAAGGACCCAGACG GTTGCTATCGGCTGGTGGACTATTTGGAAGGGATCCAGAAGAATTTTGCTGAAGCTGCCAAAGTATTGAAGTTCAACTGTGAAGATAACAAGCACAGCGAAAGCTGCTACAAACTAGGAGCCTATTATGTGACTGGAAAAG gtgGACTGACCCAGGACCTGAAAGCTGCTTTCAGCTACTTTTTGATGGCATGTGAAAAGCCTGGAAAGAAGTCTCTAGAAGCATGTCACAATGTTGGTCTCCTGGCACATGATGGACGGGTCAATGAGGATGGCCAGCCCAACGTGGGGAAGGCCAGGGACTACTATACAAGAGCCTGTGATGGTGGCTATGCCTCCAGCTGCTTCAACCTCAGTGCCATGTTTCTGCAGGGTGCCTCTGGCTTTCCCAGAGACATGGGCCTGGCATGTAAATACTCGATGAAAGCCTGTGACTTGGGCCATGTTTGGGCCTGTGCCAATGCCAGCCGCATGTACAAGCTGGGGGATGGTGTCGACAAGGATGAGGCCAAGGCTGAGCTGCTAAAAAATCGGGCCCAGCAGCTACACAAAGAACAGCAGAAAAACATCCAGCCCTTAACGTTTGGGTAA